A genomic stretch from Cydia amplana chromosome 1, ilCydAmpl1.1, whole genome shotgun sequence includes:
- the LOC134648688 gene encoding protein peste-like, producing MRGRTPRWRCVFAIVCALLAAAGIAISLTWGRVFDSVVARQVALVPGSRSYREWEAPSVPLFMDVYLFNWTNSDNFPEEKPNLVQLGPYRFKEHRQHVNVTWHVNNGSVAYRTLRSWHYHPSSNGSLDDNVTMLNIIAASAIYNARDWGFLEQKMLSMSLAMFGQHMVVSKPARELLFEGYEDALLDVAKTLPASATGGAPPVDRFGLFYERNNSITTDGYMEVSTGVDSGTLPGQVLRWNYQDYLPYYTGECAKLKGSAGEFLPRDLTERSTVTVFVPDLCRSIQLTHKLSGQFGGLPYHRYSVAPESFDNSTSSHHNTCFCNGDCSWGGVMNVSACRYGSPSFISLPHFLHADPALAAAVSGLQPDDDKHSFYFSVEPKLGVPLEVAARFQLNILIEPNPNIALYEKVPKMLFPIFWVEQSVQTEASIIEELVYARAILDWGATVCACAALLLLVLVALATCCVPRHEYARPPDGAIISEKNKDEAEMKLNNL from the exons CAAGTGGCCCTGGTGCCTGGGTCTCGATCGTACCGCGAGTGGGAGGCGCCGTCTGTGCCACTCTTCATGGACGTGTACCTCTTCAACTGGACCAATTCGGACAATTTCCCAGAGGAAAAGCCTAACTTGGTACAGTTGG GTCCATACCGCTTTAAAGAGCACCGGCAGCACGTGAACGTGACGTGGCACGTGAACAACGGCTCGGTGGCCTACCGCACCCTGCGGAGCTGGCACTACCACCCCTCCAGCAACGGCAGTCTCGACGACAACGTCACCATGCTCAACATCATAGCTGCG TCAGCGATCTACAACGCCCGAGACTGGGGCTTCTTAGAGCAGAAGATGCTGTCCATGTCGCTGGCCATGTTCGGGCAGCACATGGTGGTGTCCAAGCCGGCTCGGGAGCTCCTCTTCGAGGGTTACGAGGACGCGCTCCTGGACGTGGCCAAGACCTTGCCGGCCAGCGCGACCGGCGGCGCCCCACCTGTTGACAGATTTGGACTCTTCTACGAA AGGAACAACTCAATCACGACCGATGGCTACATGGAAGTATCCACAGGGGTGGATAGCGGCACTTTACCAGGTCAGGTGCTGCGGTGGAACTACCAGGACTATCTGCCATACTACACTGGGGAGTGCGCCAAG CTGAAGGGGAGTGCGGGCGAGTTCCTGCCGCGAGACCTGACGGAGCGCTCCACGGTGACGGTGTTCGTGCCGGACCTGTGCCGCTCCATACAGCTCACGCACAAGCTCAGCGGACAGTTCGGAGGCCTGCCCTACCATCGCTACTCCGTCGCGCCGGAGAGCTTCGATAACT CAACTTCCTCTCACCACAACACGTGCTTCTGCAACGGCGACTGCTCGTGGGGCGGGGTCATGAACGTGTCGGCGTGCCGCTACGGCTCGCCCTCGTTCATCTCGCTGCCGCACTTCCTGCACGCCGACCCGGCGCTCGCGGCCGCCGTCTCCGGCCTGCAGCCCGACGACGACAAACACTCCTTCTACTTCTCTGTGGAGCCG AAACTTGGTGTGCCACTAGAGGTTGCCGCTAGGTTCCAGCTGAATATTCTAATTGAACCTAATCCTAATATTGC GCTCTATGAGAAAGTGCCAAAAATGCTCTTCCCGATATTCTGGGTGGAGCAGAGCGTTCAAACGGAAGCGAGCATCATAGAGGAGCTGGTGTACGCGCGCGCCATCTTGGACTGGGGCGCGACCGTGTGCGCGTGCGCGGCGCTGCTGCTGCTGGTGCTGGTCGCGCTGGCCACGTGCTGCGTGCCGCGCCACGAGTACGCGCGCCCGCCGGACGGCGCCATCATCAGCGAGAAAAACAAGGACGAAGCGGAGATGAAACTGAACAATTTGTGA